Below is a genomic region from Pirellulales bacterium.
GGCGGCACGCACGACGCGGGAGGGGAGAAGGTCTGTTGCGTGGCCGGCCTCTGGCGGTCAATCAGCGCTCGACCGAGGCAAGCTCGGGTCGTGGCGGGGAAGACACGGCGAGCGCGCCGCGCCCGTTTCGCGCTCGTCGGCGTGGCGATCGTCGCGGAACCGCGCTGCGCGGAGGCGAATCCTCGCATGGCGCAACAGGGCTGCTTCGCCCCGCCACCATTCCGGCCTTGTGCCGGTGGAGCGGTGATTGGACGCCAGAGACGAATGGCCCCGATCCGCCCTTTTCGCCCCCGTCGGTTGCCGCGTCGCGCGTGCGCGCCACCGCGACGCGGCGGCGGCACGCACGCACGACGAGGGAGGGAGGAGGCCTGTTGCGCGGCAGGCATCTGGCGTTCAATCATCGGTGCGCCACGAAAGGTGTTGGTGTTCCGGCGGGTGAAAGCCCCGCCCGGCAACTCGTCGCTCCAGCCGGAAGTAATCACCAGTGATGGTGGAGGTAACGAAACCGTCGAAGCCTTCGATGCAAAGGATCGCATAAGGCGATTCCGCGAGCAAGCAGGCCGGAACGCAAGTGAAACCGCTGACGAGCCCTCGAAAGAAGCGATGTGGGAGCCGAGAGCGCCCGATGATCGGGGAAGGCTGCCACTGTGGAGCACAAGCCTCTTCGCTGTGTAGGCAGGAGGCACGAGCAAGTGCATGATACCATTCTAACGGGTCCGGGCGAAGCGTATAATCATCGTTGGGGCCGCGAACTACGCGATCGGCGAGTGCAAAGCATGGCGACGAATCATTTGGGTTCATTTGACGCAATTTGGGAGACGGTGCGATATTGGCCCCCGGACGATCGGCGGTCGTTGGCATCGAAAATACTGTCCTCCCTTGCCGCAGCCGGGGAGGCGCCTTCCCCGGAGACCAGCCCCGCCGATCTCATTGGCGCGTGGAGTAATGCCGGCCCGCTGAGCGACGCGGCCGCGCAAACCTTGCTGGAAGAAGAACTTATGCGGAAGCACGGTTGATGCGGGTGCTGCTAGACACTAACGTCGTCCTCGACTCGCTGTTGGCTCGCGCGCCATGGCACGTCGATGCCGACGAAATCCTGCGACGATCTCAGCCTGGTGTTCTTGATCTAGCCGTCTCGGCGCTAACAGTCGCGAACCTCTTTTATATCGGTCGCAAACTCGTCGGCGCGGCGCAGGCCCGACTGGACGTTCAGAGGTGCCTTGCCGCGTTCGAGATTTTACCGCTCGACAAGCAAGCTTTGACTGACGCCGATTCCTTGCCGGGCAACGACTTCGAGGACAATCTGCAAATGGCTTCAGCCGCGCTTGCGAAGCTTGACCTCATCGTCACGCGAAATTTGGCCGATTTTGCCGGCAGCCCTGTTCGCGTCGTGACTCCGCCGCAACTCCTGGCTCTCTTGACACCGTAGCGGCGAGCCGCCGCAGCTCGTTCATCGCCCGACCGAGGCAAGCTCGGGTCGTGGCGGGCGACGACCCCTGCCAGCTTGCCT
It encodes:
- a CDS encoding PIN domain-containing protein, with translation MRVLLDTNVVLDSLLARAPWHVDADEILRRSQPGVLDLAVSALTVANLFYIGRKLVGAAQARLDVQRCLAAFEILPLDKQALTDADSLPGNDFEDNLQMASAALAKLDLIVTRNLADFAGSPVRVVTPPQLLALLTP